In a genomic window of Thermoanaerobaculales bacterium:
- the queC gene encoding 7-cyano-7-deazaguanine synthase QueC, whose product MPAPPAAVLLSGGLDSATVLAIARADGYVCHCLTVDYGQRHRIELEAARAVAQALGAASHRELKVDLRAIGGSALTDAIEVPSDRRPDPSRVPVTYVPARNTVLLSLLLGLAEVVGAADLFLGANAVDYSGYPDCRPRFIEAFEQLANVATAAGSERGTRFRVHAPLLHMTKAEIIRRGLALGVDYSLTRSCYDPAPSGAACGRCEACQLRRRGFAEAGVADPTRYAG is encoded by the coding sequence ATGCCGGCGCCACCTGCTGCCGTCCTGCTGTCCGGCGGGCTCGACTCGGCGACCGTCCTCGCGATCGCGCGCGCCGACGGCTACGTCTGCCACTGCCTGACCGTCGACTACGGCCAGCGCCACAGGATCGAGTTGGAGGCGGCACGCGCCGTTGCGCAGGCGCTCGGCGCAGCTTCCCACCGTGAGCTCAAGGTCGACCTCCGCGCCATCGGCGGTTCGGCCCTCACCGACGCCATCGAGGTCCCGTCGGACCGGCGGCCAGATCCCTCGAGGGTGCCGGTGACATACGTGCCGGCGCGCAACACCGTGCTCCTCTCGCTCCTGCTCGGCCTTGCCGAGGTCGTTGGCGCGGCTGACCTTTTCCTCGGCGCCAATGCGGTCGACTACTCCGGCTACCCGGACTGCCGTCCGCGGTTCATCGAGGCGTTCGAACAGCTCGCAAACGTCGCCACTGCTGCCGGCAGCGAGCGCGGGACTCGCTTCCGCGTCCACGCCCCGCTGCTCCATATGACCAAGGCCGAGATCATCCGGCGCGGGCTTGCGCTCGGCGTCGACTACTCGCTGACCCGCTCGTGCTACGACCCGGCACCGTCGGGCGCGGCCTGCGGCCGGTGCGAGGCCTGCCAGCTGCGGCGCCGGGGGTTCGCGGAGGCAGGGGTCGCCGACCCCACGCGATACGCGGGATAG
- a CDS encoding glycoside hydrolase family 3 N-terminal domain-containing protein, which yields MRIDEAPLIVGLPGTSLDAGQCGVLAGVRPTGVILFARNIVSAEQVRELGAALDDLEPRPFVAIDLEGGAVNRLAGLWGTLPSPAAAAAVGRRAVRALGEAAGAGCRALGIHLDLAPVIDLDCGEGFIPAQGRCLSASPERVATLARVFNEGLASWGVAGCLKHFPGLGAIAADTHAELPVIPPLDQGRHIEAFAALSEDIPIVMVGHAVAPGLGDPDRPATLAPSAVAKAISLPGSPVVLSDDLEMGALSGLGDLPDLVVDALRARNHGVLVCKAFDRLPEIIGRIEDAMASDSAFRMRLTETTARLGTLRRDLCRSMAAVPMPDDQLVAQLWEDARRLVGP from the coding sequence ATGAGGATTGACGAAGCGCCGCTGATCGTCGGCCTGCCCGGAACCTCGCTCGACGCCGGGCAATGCGGGGTCCTTGCCGGAGTGAGGCCGACCGGCGTCATCCTGTTCGCGCGGAACATCGTGAGCGCCGAGCAGGTGCGTGAGCTCGGGGCGGCCCTCGACGACCTCGAGCCGCGACCCTTCGTGGCGATCGATCTCGAGGGCGGCGCGGTCAATCGGTTGGCGGGGCTGTGGGGCACGCTGCCGTCGCCGGCCGCAGCTGCGGCGGTCGGACGGCGAGCCGTGCGCGCCCTCGGCGAGGCCGCGGGGGCGGGATGCCGGGCGCTCGGGATCCACCTCGACCTCGCTCCCGTCATCGACCTCGACTGCGGCGAGGGCTTCATCCCCGCCCAGGGACGCTGCCTGAGCGCGAGCCCGGAGCGCGTGGCGACGCTCGCGCGGGTTTTCAACGAAGGCCTCGCCTCCTGGGGCGTGGCAGGCTGTCTGAAGCACTTTCCAGGTCTCGGGGCGATCGCTGCCGACACCCACGCGGAGCTGCCGGTGATCCCGCCGCTCGATCAGGGGCGTCACATCGAGGCTTTTGCAGCGCTGTCAGAGGATATCCCGATCGTCATGGTCGGCCACGCGGTGGCGCCAGGCCTCGGCGACCCGGACCGTCCGGCGACGCTTGCTCCGAGCGCGGTCGCGAAGGCGATCAGCTTGCCCGGCTCGCCCGTGGTGCTCAGCGATGACCTCGAGATGGGTGCGTTGTCCGGCCTCGGCGACCTCCCCGATCTGGTGGTTGATGCGCTGCGCGCGCGGAACCATGGAGTGCTGGTCTGCAAGGCCTTCGACCGCCTGCCGGAGATCATCGGTCGGATCGAGGACGCGATGGCGTCGGACTCCGCATTCCGGATGCGCCTCACCGAGACCACGGCTCGCCTCGGCACGCTGCGCCGGGACCTGTGCCGGAGCATGGCCGCGGTGCCGATGCCGGACGACCAGCTGGTGGCGCAGCTTTGGGAAGACGCGCGTCGTCTGGTCGGCCCCTGA